ttatttattaaaggtattttaatcggtctGATTCCGTGATTGATTACGTAGTGCCTTTGGAATCGAAGATGCAAAGTTAGAATGAAAGAAGTTTATCAAAGTGCGGATCAGACGTGGAGAAGTGTTTGATACTGGGTTAGTTCTTTAGCTGAATGCTTTAATtcttttcgaaaattgaagatatcagacattacgattttgaaagagtttcaaattcagcatTAGAGAGTTTGCGCTAggtctggaaaaattatttcgtgggttaaaccctaaacagggtggataaaacttaattgtgatggtaGCTATAGGGGCAATCTGGGTACtttaggaggtggaggaattattcgagaTTGTCATGACATGGTGAAAGCGgttttttcaagctattttggcaatggtactaacaatagtgcggaattaaaagcaattctgGAAGGAATTTGTTTATGCaaacgacttcattattttaatgtaattattgaaagtgactcacgaattgttgttgattggctttggaaaggtagatgtaccttggggtatctttgggatttttggaaggACCTTGTGGcggagctagaaggagtgaacttcatggtgatccatcaatatagggaagataATAGTGTGACTAATTTTCTCGCTAGAgaatgagaaatgggaaacaatgttatctacgaagaacaacatcttttactacgttctctgaaaggtatcctttggatggataggttgggtctcacttcctttcgtcattagttcatcctctcaATTTTTGTTTAGTTggtttagatttttatttttattttttgagtttagttaattttattattattatttttgataggTCTCTTTAAagttgtttcttatttagttttgtttggatttgtagtcctgttttggttggttgttggtgttatttttgggaggcctttaatctttcttttatctgtaatctcccaatgcttatcttgtaaccacggtattcctccgccaaaagtgagggtatattaataaataaatggaggtgccgtcctccttatgtgtgtgtgtttgtgtgtctAAAGTTTTGCTAAAATTAGGTTTTTATTTACCAAAACATCTAGGGTGTTTAGCTTTCTCTTCTGTACCTTATAATAATAGGATAAACACATCCATCACACTGCCCTATActagtttaataaaattaaaaaagttaTGATACCCATTAAAAAAAGATACAAAGGTATTCATTATGTACACAAAATGCATGTATATAAAAAACGAAagctaatgaaaaaaaaaacacgaaAAATAAACATTGATGGGGATGTGTCTTAAACCCTTAATATAAACTATAAGATGACAACCCAACCTATGTGATTGGAGATCCCATCAATTAGGTTCAATAGGTAATAACAAGTTATTGAGTAGTTTAGTGAACACTATTActtgttttgatcatttttaTGATGTTGAAATAGTGCAACTGCAATGATTGTGAGGTTTGAGTTTATCTCTTAATAAATTCATATCCTTTGTTAGGTGATGTGTTTAGATGCAGTTACACAGTGTCAAAGTGGGGACGCTTCCTATGAAAGTTTACTGGGCTAAAACTTTTTAGAACACTCATGAATATTTTGGTATGGTGCATGACCTATTTGTAACAACCTGTAGGAGTTTTGTATCTAGAAATGTTTTGTGAGTGATATGTTTATAGTGTTATGCTAAAAGAATTTGGTTCAAGAATTTGATATTCACCAAGCTAGTTCTTATAACTCATAACATATTATCTTCAAGTGCAATTCAAACTGAAAGGTATTGTGAACCAATGCATCATATCTTGTAGCTACCGAGTGCTAGTCTTTTAtccttctttgatttttttttttgtttatttgaaCCATGTGGGCGATTGTTGGTATTACCATATTAATGTTAcatgtttcaaaaaaaaaaaaaaaaactatttaatAAGCATTAAAAAACACacattgattttattttaattaagtatgCGTTAAATTTAATATGTTAGTTTTGACTTTTTAAAACATTAACTACCACTTTAATGGTTTTTGTATTAATGATGCTGGAAGTTACACTTTTTACTTACATAAATTGTGATTCAATTTCATTTCAATACATGGTTTTTCTTCTTCATAATAAATTTATCTACTACACtttcttgagatttatatttcGTGGGTAACTAAATGATACTATAGCTTCtataactctggtatttatgAGTGCACACAAAATCGAGCCAGTTAGTAATCCTGGAGGTCATGCACGCAGTGATTATATGCACCAAGAAATATCTCCATAGGTGTGAAATTGACTTTAAGAACGGTGGTTCTTCCACGTTTCAacttctagtatttgtatttttatttaatattaagaATTTATGGAGTAGGCATAGCAATTCTCATTAAGGCCTAAGCTAGTCTAGTTTGGATTCCATCTAAACCCTTTCTTGAAAGTTTCAAATTAATTTAGACTTTGCCTAGAAAAGTTCCTTCAATCTTCCAAACTAAAATCCTCATCTTCCTTGCTTTTGCTTTTTAATTTGTTGAAATCTCCCACACTCATGATATGATCCTAGCTTCAAATTAATTCTCCTCACTTCTTtactgaaaaaatatttttatctgaGGCCCCAGATGGGCAATAACCACCAAGCCCAAAATGCTTCAACAACAATTCTTAATTTGTTTGGATCCATGCATGTATAAAATTAATGTGTACCTTTAAGGCTTTGACATTAACACTACCCTTCCAAGCTTGGAGAAGTCCTTGATCCCTTATGTTAGATTTGTGGAACACATGCATATTCTACCTATCAAAACTAAACTGCCAAATATCCTTTTAGTTTTCAGTTGATCAATCCACTGAAAATTATAGGAAATTATCATGACAATCATATGAGTTGATCAATTTCAACTATAGTGGACCAACTTTGatcattcccttttctttttttttttctttttttttttccctcttattGCAAGCAAGCAAATAAGGGGTTCTTTGGTaaaattttgttttctattttttgttttcattgtaGCCTAGGAAGAAATAGATTATGACGATGTGTTTGCCGACCTTATctgtcttttatttttattatctttctcagctattttttgaatattaaaaaaatttattatcgTCAATTGTTTAGGCAACTTGCTGCCAATACTTGaatattcaaaattcatttcatgatttatttttatttaaaattaaataaaattatgtgaatttaaaatataattaaaataaaaacatctataatatttttagaaattcccaaaaaaaaaaaaaaaaaaaaagatttcatTCAATAATGTGCaaccatttttcaattgtcatcaACGAAAAGGCTATTCATTATGGTGTGCAAGTTGTTGATCATAATCCCTAAAAATAGAGGTAGCGGTTTTGTGGTTCGGTAGGTAGAGGTGATCACTATGAAGAATAAAAGGCATCGGAAGAGGTTTTTATCCCAAGATGTAGCACTTGGGAACTCCTTTCTTGTACAATAAGAATGTTTCTTGGGATGCTAATTAAAAAGTGAGTTTTTGGTTCAAGGATACAAATGATCATTTTTTCATTgaggtttttaatttgtttttttttttttttttttttttttaagttttggaAATATATATTAACCATAAACAtgtttctaattttcaaattttaagtttctatttttttattttttatttctactttATATTTTGAGTTGATTTTAGAAACTTGAAATTAATTGAGTTCCAATTTCATATATTAATGATAGAGGTAATTATAGGCCCGATGAACTTTCAAAGGACAAGAGGAAATCAATTATGACCAAGTAATACCTTTcaaaaaaattgtttaaaaaataaatagtgaAATTTCATACAAATCGAACTGTGTTTTTAGTCCTTACGATGCATAACTCAAGTTGAAGGGTAGATTAATCGATGCAATAATTAATATATGTTTATTTGgaagaaaaaaagagaagaaggagaaagcTAACCACCTAATACAAAGGGTTTAAAATTATCTACTCGATCACATTTATCAATGCTTCAAATCATAACTAAATAGTGAGATAGGATATTTGAACTCTTATGTCTTAATTAAAAACCCGTCATCTGCCTAATTCATGCATGGTAGGTGGTAGTTGGGGATATATGGGTTGAGACTTCTCTCCCAAATGTATATTGACTTAAGAGGTTGAGAAATTTAGAAGACATTTGAGGATGATCAGAAAGAACAGTAAGAGTttaaatattcaaaaaatgattGAGTGTATAACTCAAAATGAACATAATTtcattatataatttaaaaaaagaatCATTATAATTAGTGTTAAAAAGAAGTAGCTAATTAAAGAAACCATTTGATAATTGGTATATAGTGCAGAGAATCGTTGGTTACTTGGCCTCCGCAAAAGTACGCACTTGGCAGTGGCCCAATGCCTCTGTCTGTGTGGGGAGGCCTGCTGTCTCCATGCTGTCCTAATTAAGAGTAGTCGATCGATGAGCtgccaaatatgaaatatgcagcCAGCTTTCCCCACGCGGTCTACTGATCCCCACCATTTCCATGTTAGCAGCTTATGCATCATCCTGGTCGCCCCTGTCCAGTTTTAAAAAAgtaacatatacatataaaaatatctgaGGAAGATGAACCAGCTCATCACAAACTACTGACCCGCAAACCTCAATGAAAAGGTCAGATCCATCACCCATTTAATACGCATCCCATACACCATTAATGCTTCCTCACACCTACCCACACCACACATCTACAAGgagaaattctttttttttttttttttaaagaagattTTAATCTTAATTATAATGATGGTTCGGGCTtcaattatataaaaatatcttttatataataaaattacagataatcataatttgaaaatttagaaatgaaCTTTTCGAGTGCAATTCATGTATGACTCAtcaatcatatataaatataggGTTATGTATGTTATAGGTTTTTTTTCTGAACTtttgtcattttttttctttcccctcTTTTCGGCATAGGACTTAGAACTTATATTAatgataaaatattatattataatcataatatcatttgATCCACTTAATTAGTGAGACTCATTAATCGGGTCACATATTTACCAATTTGGTAGATGATGTTTTATAATTAATTGGTGAATTTCAAATATTATTAGAACAGCCCGAGTATTTGTTGTAATAGGATATCTGCCATCTCATCAAATTCTGGGTACTCAGACGCCCAAAATGAAATAGTCAAACGGGCATCAATCAGCCGCCCCATTACTATGAATACCGAATATATAGGAGAAATCAGTTCATCCTTGGTCACCATCAATTGCGTGGACGAGATTGAACATTTCCCAATTCTTATTGGACACAATATCTCTACACTTAAAAGCTAACCAACCAATATCACCATTTCCCCGATTGACCCACACCAAACAGGGTGCAATTAATTTATTAATCCATGTTGCGTGAACCAAGTCTTAATcaattgcatgcatgatgtaCACCGTTGGCACAAGCACATGGTGCTGAACTATGCTCTGCTAGCTAGCTAGCCGCTGCGTGCTGTTGCAGTGTTAAGTTGAACCATATATGGTCCATGAGTTAAATTTGTAGAATTCAAATGGTGTCCGTCCGGTGATGGATGCATGCCAAAGGGATAGGTGTGTAGTTCACCGGCCTGGTATGACCATGTCTCCATTGATCTCCAGCTTTGTACATCCTACACGCAAACGGAGATTACTCCTTGCAGCATAAGTGGGTAGAAGTAGGTTAAAATGTATGAAATTATTGCCCGGAACCCGCTATTTCCCCGGCTGGCAAATTCAATGCCACGCTCTGTTTTCTATTTATTGTTCGTTGGGGTAGTTGCATCCATCCTCCcatccctctttctctctctctctctctctctctcacacacacacacacacacacacacacacacagacacacacacacgcacacgcacacacacgcacgcacacgcGCACGTACACACATCAAATCTCTTTAAATCCTCATTGCCCCTTCCTTTGGGAGATGAGCTAGGCCATAAGCCCTTCTAGCTGCTAAAGCTCCTTTTCAAGCTATTCTCTCCCCAACTGTTCATTCACataaatctctctctccctctccctctctttctctccaaACCCAACACTGCAATTAAAATTTACAGCAGTTTTCAATCTATATTACTCGGTTCTAGCTGAATTAGCCAGTCTGGGTTTCTTCATTTATTCCTTAAAAGTTGAGATTACCAAATATTTGGAATAATATTGATAGATCAGCTAGCCATGGCGGAAGTGAGAGCTGCACGTTCACCAGAATCAGCAGGGATCAACAGCAGATCGAACAAGCACAACCTCCCCAACTTCCTCCTCTCCGTCAGACTGAAGTACGTGAAGCTGGGCTACCACTACTTAATCTCCCACGCCATGTACCTCTTGCTCACGCCGCTCCTCGCCGCCGTCACAGCTCACCTCTCCACCCTCACCCTCGACGACTTCCTCCACCTCTGGAACCACCTCAAATTCAACCTGGTCACCGTCGTACTCGGCTCCACCCTCATCGTCTTCCTCGCCACCCTCTACTTCATGAGCCGCCCCCGCCAGGTCTACCTCTTGGACTTCGCCTGCTACAAGCCCGACCCCGCCCGGATATGCAGCCGCGAAGTGTTCCTAAAGCGGTCGGCGCTGACGGGGACGTTCTCGGCGGAGAACTTGGCGTTCCAGAAGAAGCTGATGACGCGGTCGGGGCTGGGGCAGAAGACGTACTTGCCGGAGGCGGTGATGCGGGTGCCGCCGAACCCGTGCATGGCGGAGGCGAGGAAGGAGGCGGAGACGGTGATGTTCGGGGCCATCGACGAGCTGCTGGCGAAGACGGGGGTGAAGGCCAAGGATATTGGGATACTGGTAGTAAACTGCAGCTTGTTCAATCCGACGCCGTCGCTTTCGGCGATGGTGGTCAACCATTACAAGCTGAGGGGGAACATTCTGAGTTATAATCTGGGCGGGATGGGGTGCAGCGCCGGGCTAATTTCCATTGACCTTGCCAAGCAGCTTTTGCAGGTTTGTTAATTATTctcttttattttgtttgttttgatATTATGTTTGTGTTTCTTATTTTTGAGTAGTGTTGAGTAATTTGGCTAAGGGAAATCTATAAGTATATACTGTTATTCCGTTCGAATCGGAGTTTGGAATTTTGGGGTAGCTAGCTAGGGAGGATATGGCACATGCATTCGTCATTATATATATGTTAGAAATAGAAGCGGCGTAGCTAGCTAGGCTACCGGTATGTGTCCACATCTTTGGCTGGTTAATTGGCTAGGCGTGCCTTTCTTCAGAGGGATCCTCTTTGGAGAGGAAGGGAAAATGGGTACTCGGAATGGGATGATATTATGGATTGcgtgtttattttttaaattgtatgGTTATTAAGAATGGACCCCTATCTCATGTTTAAAATACAGACAACTTGGAGAAAAAGGTCTCTtatataatttcctttcttttaaaaattatgcacttagTTGTTGACATAATTAATTGAGTTAGATATTTATAATTACTTTTTACTTTCACATACTATCATACTAATTTTGACCTACTAATACTAATTTGAATGAATGTTGAGTAGTACACCAGGGTACCTAATAAATTTTCAGTGGACAAGTTACACTTTGCTTTTTTAAGAAAGACTTTTTACCCCTCATGCTCCTAGGGACCAACTATTGATAATTCATAATTGAAGGAGGATCCTAAATGTAGATATTTTTCATTAACAATAAAAGCACATCAAATCTAGTATCTCCATCCATTGCCCTGCTTAGACACTGGGATGGGCTCCATGCCAACGAATCTTACGCCTATATGTATCCGCTAGATACCACTCCGACTGCATCCAGAAATCTTaatcattttttgtttttcaattttcctaattaaaacaaaattgagaaaaactaatgtaattatattaattgatttgtgCATGCAATTTTGTGACAAAAATTGATAAAAGAAAACAACAAATTTGTAGTAAAAATAAACTTAGCTAATCGATTGTAttgttttttttctattttttggcaATGTTTGAAGTCGATCTCTAATAATGAGCACATGATGAATAGGTGCACCCCAACTCGTACGCCCTGGTAGTCAGCATGGAGAACATCACCCTGAACTGGTACTTCGGCAACAACCGCTCCATGCTCCTCCCGAACTGCCTCTTCCGCATGGGCGGCGCTGCCATCCTCCTCTCCAACCGCCCCTCCGACCGCCGCCGCTCCAAGTACCGGCTCATCCACACCGTCCGCACCCACAAGGGCTCCGACGACAAGTGCTACCGCTGCGTCTTCCAGCACGAGGACGACGACCGCAACGTCGGTGTCGCCCTCTCCAAAGATCTCATGGCTGTCGCTGGCGAGACCCTCAAGACCAACATCACCACCCTCGGCCCCCTCGTCCTCCCTATCTCCGAGCAACTCCTCTTCTTCGCCACCCTCGTCGCCCGCAAAATCCTCAAGATCAAAATCAAACCCTACATTCCCGACTTCAAGCTAGCCTTCGAACATTTCTGCATCCACGCCGGCGGCCGCGCGGTTCTCGACGAGGTGGAGAAGAACCTCGACCTCTCCGACCGGCACATGGAACCTTCTAGAATGACGCTGTACAGGTTCGGCAACACTTCCAGCAGCTCTCTGTGGTACGAGCTGGCTTACTCGGAGGCCAAGGGGAGGATCCGAAAGGGTGATCGGACGTGGCAGATCGCTTTCGGATCCGGGTTCAAGTGTAACAGCGCCGTGTGGCGGGCGCTCCGGACCGTCGATCCGTCCAAGGAGAAGAACCCCTGGACGGACGAGATTGATGGGTTTCCTGTTCATGTGCCTGAAGAGGCAACTCTGGATGGAACTTCTTAAAAGGTGGTGCCAGTGTTTGGTGTCTATAATTAATTGTAAAACTTCAATGGGCGGCTGCAGCAGACAACCCGGTCATATTATCATTAATTGTTCCTCGGGTTTGTTTATTGTTATAAATAATAtgctaataattattattattatttttattttttttttgcttttgttttttaaAGGTTCAATTCTAAATTCTGTATGTTAATTGAGAAGGGCAATGGTCAATTGTGATTTATTAATACACGAATTAAAGCATTGTTATGGATTGGACATTTCCTTGATGTTCTTGCCATATTAATTGTTTAATTTTCGTATCAGTTAACTAATAATCAGAAGTGATTAGGTACCTATCAAATTCCATGTAAATTGCTTTCAATTTCTGCATAATcacaactcaaaatatttaatagtgtgttttgaatttaaattttgagtagatttgaataaatttcataCACTTTTAATTATACTTTATCCAAATttaatataaatctaaatttaagatctcTTCGAACACAGGGTAAGGGTTAGAATAAAATTCAAATGTATttagatttataaaattttagtcTCAACTTGAAATTAGTTTTGTGGATTTCTCACTATCTTCGCAGGCTATAATATTGCTATGTCATGCAACTCGAACATTGGTTGAATATTCCTAGGTCGAACAATCTTATGACCAGTCAATTTATTTATAAACTATGCCTCCTTAGCATGTTGGAGTTAGAGAATGTTTTAACCGATAAAGGGTGGAGGATTAAACTTACTTGTCCCATACCAAATTTAGGTCATACTAAATGATAGTCCTTGCTTGACTCAATATTTTCACCAATGTATTTACTATTGTCTTAATCATGTTTGACAGTTTGAGATGTATGTTCAATCTCAAGATCGTTATAACCCTCATTATCGTAAGGCTTGGAATTCTAGACCTAAAATGAGCTCTTGTATTCTTCATACTCGACAAGTCAAAATTCTCCCCCTCAGTAGTATGTTCGACATTAAAAAGTCATAATTTTTGGATTTGACCAAAAAGGGAATTTTGTACTCTTCATACAcaacctcctcctcctcctcctccttagGATATGTAGCCACTAAGGAGTCTTTAGCTGAAATAATCAAAATCTATGGTTTGACCAATATAAGATTGTGGGGATAATGACCTTTGCTCCCTAGCATCCATCTATAAGGGATATATTTGAAATATTGAATTTGTATTGTATTAACCTAAAAACTCTTATATTTTATTCTTGTCCTAAACATTCAACTTGTCCATGCCTTGCTCTCACTAACTCATGACATTGACTCTTTTCTTTGCTAAATGGAAAGTGTATTTCACAATCTAATAAATTTATAGCTGGATTGAGTATGAGGTATTGGCATACTATTTTGACTTTTGTAGGATACTTTAAGTGAGAAACATTGAAAGAAGTCCATGTGTTGGAAATTTAAGGAGAAGAATGAACAAGAGCATATAAGTTGACTATTATTAATGTATTTAACATATAAAACAAAGATAGACCACGTTCAAAAAGCTCCTTAcattcaaaacaaaaacaattgaGTTCTAATTGTGTGAAGGCTTATTTATGTGATTGCATAAGAACATTGGATTTTAACTttcttattcttttatttttcttaatatatGGGCTCGATAGAAATGTTTTTAACTAGTCAATTGAGTTAAAATTAGATtcttttttgagttgatttagtAAAAAGCTAAAGATATACTGTAAAgacctaaaaaattaaaataattgaaataataagaaaaaaaataatagataaaataataaataaataaataaaaagaatagtgtggaaaataaaataataataataataataattaattgaattaattagttattaaattaaacattattatattaaaaaaaataatggatatatatatatatatatatatatatatatatatatatataatattgataTAATCATAATATTATGGTTGAGAggattgcatttaatgcaatctGAAGGAAGATTgcaaatttcaaatttgcatCTTCCTGTGCCAGCGTCCGCGCCTCTTTCCTTCTTCTAGTTTGTTTCCACCTCGCTTGCCTctgtcctcctcctctctctcctcaattttatCGGGTTAACGAGTGTCAATCGAGAAACAAAAGGTACCGTTGAATTTGTAACTCCGCTACCGATATTTCTATTAGAGCAAATTTATCATGGGAGTGACGTATGTACCATTCCTGGCATAAGGTAGTTtttccccaatttctcaatttcttgttaaatcttcaatcaaatcgacgatcaggtaccaccatggggtcctaattGTGATCGTCGTCACTTTAACATAAGTAGagtttcaattgagattttctaaatttcactccaaagcgagagtgagatttgagaaatttggaaaaatggttatatttgcgggtattattatttatttgggaattattgctttaggaaatatttaaatagtattttatttaggattaatttaatggaactagaattttttattcaggttctaggtgagcgccgcaggtatttttttttggaatccctgtcggcgtagttcaagaaatcaagtaagaggaaaaatatatattaaattagaatttttatgaatttaatgaaaataaattgtgttatatatacgtgtatatgtttcagtatgggtttaaaatgccaactatttaaattaaatttttttcaagtttagggctatttattagatgtGTATAtacaaaaatgaactgatgaaagtagaaaaatatttttaggataattatgtaaggaatgaaatgtatttttggtatataaacgttaaatgttggttcaCGTATTTTAcaagtaatgtatgaattttattgttaaactgtaTGGCGTGAGattttgtacaaatatattttaaatgtatgaaatacaggttaagtaagtaatgcattgtgaataaaatataatatggacaatgttgcctatgtatgttaaatgcaaccatgtaaaggtacgataACTGAAAGTCAGGTtaacagattctagcgcatttttatatggactaactatagcagattctagcgcatttttatgtggactaactatagcagattctagcgcatttctatataaactaactgtagcagattctagcgcatttatatttggactaactgatgacggctaaagagcggttgtagtacaaatgaatgaaatgaaaatgttatgaaatgaaatgacaaggaatgacaatgcaatgaaataaaatgtgaaatgtgaatgatacaaatgggaaagaatcACTTAAAGTGAGATGTAATgtaatgttaagttatgaatataaaaaaatgtgtatgattgaataatgataaaaagaatgatatattatgatattagaagtatatatgtatgtagaacatgttacgattgggcgaggtgtACCTTTTTCGTGAGGGCTTGTtaagtaaggcaagtgcactagtagctacagatgtggtagtaaccgcataacgtactagggtagaggggacctacttatatgggcgggtagatttccctatccttggagTCTTTGCCGGtgaactattgttgaactgtgtgagtacgagattaatctaatacttgagggcttaccgagtaaggtgagtgctctgatatgttttaattgtaaccttagggttacctaaatatcagagcagaggggtgctacttgtatgggcaggtattTACCCCTATCTTTGgctaatctcgtgggttaaatatttgcatgtgattgtttaggttcggaaaatgatttcaatgttatatgatgatttgcaaatgaaataaaaatgatatttatttacctcatgtttgccacacgctattttaatatgtatg
This genomic stretch from Malania oleifera isolate guangnan ecotype guangnan chromosome 3, ASM2987363v1, whole genome shotgun sequence harbors:
- the LOC131151952 gene encoding 3-ketoacyl-CoA synthase 11-like; its protein translation is MAEVRAARSPESAGINSRSNKHNLPNFLLSVRLKYVKLGYHYLISHAMYLLLTPLLAAVTAHLSTLTLDDFLHLWNHLKFNLVTVVLGSTLIVFLATLYFMSRPRQVYLLDFACYKPDPARICSREVFLKRSALTGTFSAENLAFQKKLMTRSGLGQKTYLPEAVMRVPPNPCMAEARKEAETVMFGAIDELLAKTGVKAKDIGILVVNCSLFNPTPSLSAMVVNHYKLRGNILSYNLGGMGCSAGLISIDLAKQLLQVHPNSYALVVSMENITLNWYFGNNRSMLLPNCLFRMGGAAILLSNRPSDRRRSKYRLIHTVRTHKGSDDKCYRCVFQHEDDDRNVGVALSKDLMAVAGETLKTNITTLGPLVLPISEQLLFFATLVARKILKIKIKPYIPDFKLAFEHFCIHAGGRAVLDEVEKNLDLSDRHMEPSRMTLYRFGNTSSSSLWYELAYSEAKGRIRKGDRTWQIAFGSGFKCNSAVWRALRTVDPSKEKNPWTDEIDGFPVHVPEEATLDGTS